The following coding sequences lie in one Pseudomonas syringae CC1557 genomic window:
- a CDS encoding DegT/DnrJ/EryC1/StrS family aminotransferase, whose protein sequence is MENIPLFSAIKANAGLDFATPLRAVLDSHWYVLGNEVKLFEEEFAAYVGVQHCISVANGSDALELALKGLGVVGGDRVVAVANAGFYGSTAIHAVGATPVYADVDPATLTLCKNSLEAVIAKEKPAAIIVTHLYGQLANIEEIVQIASAAGVPVLEDCAQSHGARRNGKQAGSFGTIACFSFYPTKNLGALGDGGAVVTGDDALAARIRQLRQYGWDQKYRVAIPGGRNSRLDEMQAAILRIKLPHLDTWNEQRRSIAKRYNEAFAGLDIELPSSVSEDYVAHLYVIRAKDRAALAAALKEKSVSTDIHYPIADHKQPAYSASPSVALDVTERTCDTVISLPCFPGLSDEEVDRVIDAVTAYFSKEI, encoded by the coding sequence TGGACTTGATTTCGCTACGCCGTTAAGGGCAGTTCTGGACAGCCACTGGTACGTTTTGGGTAACGAAGTAAAGCTGTTCGAGGAAGAGTTCGCTGCGTATGTCGGCGTACAACATTGTATAAGCGTGGCGAACGGCTCCGACGCATTGGAACTTGCCCTCAAGGGGCTGGGCGTTGTCGGGGGTGACCGTGTCGTCGCCGTGGCAAACGCCGGCTTCTACGGCAGCACAGCTATTCACGCAGTTGGCGCGACGCCTGTGTATGCGGATGTCGATCCAGCGACATTGACACTCTGCAAAAATTCTCTGGAAGCAGTGATAGCCAAGGAAAAGCCAGCAGCCATCATCGTCACACACCTGTACGGTCAATTGGCGAATATCGAAGAGATCGTTCAGATCGCCTCTGCTGCTGGTGTTCCGGTGCTTGAGGACTGCGCGCAGTCCCATGGAGCTCGACGCAATGGCAAGCAAGCAGGCAGCTTTGGCACCATCGCCTGCTTCAGCTTCTACCCGACTAAAAACCTGGGCGCTCTAGGTGACGGCGGCGCAGTGGTTACCGGTGATGACGCCCTGGCTGCACGTATCCGCCAGCTTCGTCAATACGGCTGGGACCAGAAATACCGCGTTGCAATCCCGGGTGGCCGCAACAGCCGGCTCGACGAGATGCAAGCGGCAATTTTGCGTATCAAGTTGCCGCATCTGGACACCTGGAACGAACAGCGCCGCTCCATCGCCAAGCGCTATAACGAAGCGTTCGCGGGGCTGGATATCGAGCTTCCCTCCTCGGTGTCGGAAGATTATGTCGCCCATCTTTATGTTATTCGCGCGAAAGATCGGGCTGCACTTGCTGCTGCGCTCAAAGAGAAGTCGGTCAGCACGGATATTCACTACCCGATCGCCGACCACAAGCAACCAGCGTACTCAGCCTCGCCGTCCGTGGCGCTGGACGTGACCGAGCGTACATGTGATACCGTCATCTCCCTGCCCTGCTTCCCCGGCCTAAGTGACGAAGAAGTTGACCGCGTCATTGATGCTGTGACC